Proteins co-encoded in one Malus domestica chromosome 09, GDT2T_hap1 genomic window:
- the LOC103435584 gene encoding uncharacterized protein, whose amino-acid sequence MKGSSSSSEVKAPVFDGKNYDFWRIRMTTIFKSYDLWDMVQHGYELPEMEIDALEEDLTETQLKTLKQNQMEDARALGIIQGAVSDTIFPRISNEDIAYGAWEVLQQEYIGDTKVRKVKLQSLRRDFEYTRMRENEMIKDYFTRLFDVVNKMKTYGEELPNERIVQKLLISLTKPYDSIVSVIKKTKDTETLSVQDVMASLRAFDQRLERHADFALEKAFQSLNVGSGNQASVSNQKPQWKGKNKKWEGKGLHNSRPN is encoded by the coding sequence atgaagggatCCAGCAGTAGCAGTGAGGTAAAAGCTCCAGTCTTTGATGGGAAGAATTATGATTTTTGGAGAATAAGAATGACAACCATTTTCAAATCCTATGATCTATGGGATATGGTTCAACACGGGTATGAACTACCTGAGATGGAGATCGATGCTCTAGAGGAGGATCTCACAGAAACACAACTCAAAACACTGAAGCAGAATCAGATGGAGGATGCTAGAGCACTTGGAATCATTCAAGGTGCTGTCTCAGACACCATTTTCCCAAGGATATCAAATGAAGATATTGCATATGGAGCTTGGGAAGTTTTACAGCAAGAGTACATAGGAGACACTAAAGTTAGAAAGGTAAAACTTCAGTCCCTTAGAAGAGATTTCGAGTATACAAGAATGAGGGAAAATGAGATGATAAAAGACTATTTCACTAGGCTGTTTGATGTTGTAAACAAGATGAAAACATATGGTGAGGAACTGCCTAATGAAAGAATTGTCCAAAAATTGTTGATTAGTTTGACTAAACCCTATGACTCAATAGTGAGtgttataaaaaaaaccaaagacacTGAAACTCTCAGTGTGCAAGATGTGATGGCATCCTTAAGAGCTTTTGACCAAAGACTCGAGAGGCATGCTGATTTTGCACTTGAGAAAGCCTTTCAATCACTCAATGTTGGATCTGGTAATCAAGCCAGTGTAAGCAATCAGAAACCACAGTGGAAGGGCAAGAACAAGAAATGGGAAGGGAAAGGGCTTCATAACTCTAGACCTAACTAA